The nucleotide window GTATCTTCGTGTTGGTAGTCAAGGAAGTCATTGCGATCAAAGGTAAGGTCTTCTACATTCTCAAATTTTTCTTTAAGCTTTTTGCCGAGCCCGCCAAGAATGGTGTCCATGGGCTTACACATCAGGTACGAGACGAGCGGTACCGCGCAGTGATAGAGATAAGTGACGCGCACAGTAACGTTGGCATCTTTTGCGATTTGGTACTGCGAGTCGGTGCCCTGCTCGGATGAAGGGAAGGTGACTGCTGTGCCGCCCTTGTTGTAGATAAGCCCAGAAAGCATGCGTGATTCGGGCATAAAGCCTACGGCGAGGCGCATGGAATCTTCGTCCCATAAAAAGCGTGGATCGGGCGCCAGAGTGAGCAGCGGCGTGTAGACCGCATTGCGAATGGCCTGCATGCGGGGCCCTGCGTTGTTGTAGCGTGACGAGACACGGTCCAGGGACTGTTTATTGAGTCCCGCTTCTTTCTTTATTTTCCCTGGCGTGTTGTTTAGAGCGGTTTCTGCGATTCGACCAAGCAATCCATCGACGCTGTTTCCGTTGCCGCCGGTGAGGCAGCCGCGCGGCACGTTGTTGTAGTGTTGGGGGTCATCATCGATTACCACAATCGCAGAGCGCACGCCGCGAATCGCAGCGTGTTGCACGGTAAGTCTTGCTGAAGAAAAGAGCGCAAGTTGCATAATGGCCATCCAGACTAAAAAGATGGGAATGAAGACAAGAAGAAACTCAACATAGATCGCGCCGCGTTCTGCTTTGATCAGTTTTTGCACGCCTAGCCCCATAAGCTAATGCTCCTTAGCGCGATGCTCAGGCCGGCAGCGCTGAAAATGGGAAGACCAAAGCGTAAGCTGCTTAAAAGCTGGGGTTCAATCGTTCGCCTTTTTTCTTTGGGCAAAAAGACATTGAATGAAAGGAAAAAAGTATTGCTCAGCGTACGCCAAAGCAGACCTTTCCAAGTGAGTGCAAGCAAGGCGTAGATCGCTGCAATGATGAAAGCAAAGAGTTGGATCTCAATGCCAATCATGTAGCCACACAGCGCCCCAACGGCTGCAAGCAGCTTGACATCGCCGCCGCCAACCGCGCGCTTGTAAAACAAAAGCAGGGGCACCAAGCCACACAGAACCATTCCAAGTAAAGAGCGAATCAGGCCCCAAGGAAACTCAAGCACTGCCGCGTAAATGGGCGCGAGAATCAAAACCGGGAAGGTAAGCCAGTTTGGAATAGTTGTACGGCGCCAATCCGTGAAAGCGGCCACTGCGCACACACTGAGCGTTATCCATTCGGCTAAACTTGGCATGATTGATCCTTTGTAATGATGGGATTCATGCTTCTGTTATCGGCGAGCTGATTTGGAAGTTGCCTGCGATCGTCGAAAAGAGAGATAAAGAATAGCGTTTAATAAATACAAATAGCCGTGGCCCGAGGAGTGATTTCGGTGAGGCTATCTGAGTGCAAGCCGAGGCTTACGGGATGGGAGCGAGCAAAATAGTGCGCGCTAAATCGTATTGCCGCACAAGAGGAATGCCAAGCCCTGCGACAAGTAAGGCAGCGATCAAAGTGACCAGAACCACCAAGGTGATGTATTCGGCGTAGATAGCGCCACGCTCGCATGGTCTCAGCTGCATTGATATTTGGAAAAGAGCCTGCCACGTACGTTTTAGACGTAGTGGCAGACTTTTTGGCATAACCATGATTTAGTTGCTTTCGGGGGATCCGTTGTCCGAACCAGAGACAACGTCGTCCTGAAAGGTCTGATTGGCT belongs to Myxococcales bacterium and includes:
- a CDS encoding pilus assembly protein, with the translated sequence MQKLIKAERGAIYVEFLLVFIPIFLVWMAIMQLALFSSARLTVQHAAIRGVRSAIVVIDDDPQHYNNVPRGCLTGGNGNSVDGLLGRIAETALNNTPGKIKKEAGLNKQSLDRVSSRYNNAGPRMQAIRNAVYTPLLTLAPDPRFLWDEDSMRLAVGFMPESRMLSGLIYNKGGTAVTFPSSEQGTDSQYQIAKDANVTVRVTYLYHCAVPLVSYLMCKPMDTILGGLGKKLKEKFENVEDLTFDRNDFLDYQHEDTSSEEESEADKKAKIIPRELAHSEVPGLQILFGAKGQRFKVFREQATLPNQASNYKYKSELENSEEPVPCEPPKDREDDDAEAN
- a CDS encoding prepilin peptidase, with amino-acid sequence MPSLAEWITLSVCAVAAFTDWRRTTIPNWLTFPVLILAPIYAAVLEFPWGLIRSLLGMVLCGLVPLLLFYKRAVGGGDVKLLAAVGALCGYMIGIEIQLFAFIIAAIYALLALTWKGLLWRTLSNTFFLSFNVFLPKEKRRTIEPQLLSSLRFGLPIFSAAGLSIALRSISLWG